The proteins below are encoded in one region of Aquisphaera giovannonii:
- a CDS encoding ABC transporter ATP-binding protein, with protein MVPSWTVRLREVGRELGQIGRRGRQVWRLVPSRHRWALGGALLVMFLASAGGTAIAVGTGMLVDSVDPRNTAGLSREAILRSAAFYLALIGLAYLTRESMNVLRRYLVENTCTRINRDMTVRLVGHLMKVDLSTLAQDQVGGLYGRINRSSEGFVRFLRISFLDFVPALMTGAMAISAVLTKQPKVALVMAGVIPISLALTICQLITQKGIRLDLLRTRERMDGTVVELLSGIDYVRAANTHRRETRRVARTAERMRSKEIRHHFEMSLFGSGKALNEGFFHLLVLGFAVYLFVGGQIAFGDIVAFSILYLNVMCPLNEVHRFIDEAHESSIRIGDLVDLLRTPADRSFRPAEPREPVLALGRPLFTADGLTVAYPGRGDRARPALDDLDMTIRHGETIGVAGRSGCGKTTWLRALMRLVHPTGGSATLGGVSLESVSRESIGRLIGYVGQNPFVFSGTIEANIAYGTKGATPESIREAARLACIDDEIMGMPGGYKARVAERGQNLSGGQRQRLALARVFLRNPPILILDEGTSALDNISEKRIQQAIDAARGRHTVILVAHRLTTLLDTDRILVFEDGRVVESGRYGELLQKDGAFAELVRSAGGNVQEAEPFAPAAEGEHGLDHEFDLAVGGPLEFAFEHEHDEEPELALAHG; from the coding sequence ATGGTTCCGAGCTGGACGGTGCGGTTGCGCGAGGTCGGCCGCGAGCTGGGGCAGATCGGCCGGCGTGGGCGTCAGGTCTGGAGGCTGGTGCCCTCCCGGCACCGCTGGGCGCTCGGCGGCGCGCTCCTGGTGATGTTCCTCGCCAGCGCGGGGGGGACGGCGATCGCGGTCGGCACGGGCATGCTCGTGGACTCCGTGGATCCCCGGAACACCGCCGGCCTGTCGCGCGAGGCGATCCTCCGCTCCGCCGCGTTCTACCTGGCCCTCATCGGCCTGGCCTACCTGACGCGGGAGTCGATGAACGTCCTCCGCCGCTACCTGGTGGAGAACACCTGCACGCGGATCAATCGGGACATGACCGTCCGCCTGGTCGGCCACCTCATGAAGGTGGACCTCTCCACCCTGGCCCAGGACCAGGTCGGCGGGTTGTACGGCCGGATCAACCGCAGCTCCGAGGGCTTCGTCCGGTTCCTCCGGATCAGCTTCCTGGACTTCGTCCCGGCGCTGATGACCGGGGCGATGGCGATCTCCGCGGTGCTCACCAAGCAGCCGAAGGTCGCGCTGGTGATGGCCGGCGTGATCCCGATCTCGCTCGCCCTGACGATCTGCCAGCTCATCACCCAGAAGGGGATCCGCCTGGACCTGCTCCGGACGCGGGAGCGGATGGACGGCACGGTGGTGGAGCTCCTCTCGGGCATCGACTACGTCCGGGCCGCCAACACCCACCGGCGGGAGACCCGCCGCGTCGCCAGGACGGCGGAGCGGATGCGTTCCAAGGAGATCCGCCACCACTTCGAGATGTCCCTCTTCGGCTCCGGCAAGGCGCTCAACGAGGGCTTCTTCCACCTGCTGGTGCTCGGGTTCGCGGTCTACCTGTTCGTCGGCGGGCAGATCGCCTTCGGCGACATCGTGGCGTTCTCCATCCTCTACCTGAACGTCATGTGCCCGCTCAACGAGGTGCACCGGTTCATCGACGAGGCCCACGAGAGCAGCATCCGGATCGGCGACCTCGTGGACCTGCTCCGCACCCCCGCCGACCGCTCCTTCCGCCCGGCCGAGCCCCGCGAGCCGGTGCTGGCGCTGGGCCGGCCGCTCTTCACCGCGGACGGCCTGACGGTGGCCTACCCCGGCCGCGGCGACCGCGCCCGGCCGGCGCTCGACGACCTGGACATGACGATCCGCCACGGCGAGACGATCGGCGTCGCCGGCCGCTCCGGCTGCGGCAAGACGACCTGGCTCCGCGCCCTCATGCGGCTGGTCCACCCGACCGGCGGCTCGGCCACGCTCGGCGGCGTCTCGCTGGAGTCCGTCTCCCGCGAGTCGATCGGCCGCCTGATCGGCTACGTCGGCCAGAACCCGTTCGTCTTCTCGGGGACGATCGAGGCGAACATCGCCTACGGCACGAAGGGCGCCACGCCGGAGAGCATCCGCGAGGCCGCCCGGCTCGCGTGCATCGACGACGAGATCATGGGCATGCCCGGCGGCTACAAGGCCCGGGTCGCGGAGCGGGGCCAGAACCTCTCCGGCGGCCAGCGCCAGCGGCTCGCGCTGGCGAGGGTCTTCCTCCGCAACCCGCCGATCCTGATCCTCGACGAGGGCACCAGCGCCCTGGACAACATCAGCGAGAAGAGGATCCAGCAGGCGATCGACGCCGCCCGCGGCCGGCACACCGTGATCCTCGTCGCCCACCGGCTGACGACCCTGCTGGACACCGACCGGATCCTCGTCTTCGAGGACGGCCGCGTCGTCGAGAGCGGCCGCTACGGCGAGCTCCTCCAGAAGGACGGCGCCTTCGCCGAGCTCGTCCGCTCCGCCGGCGGCAACGTCCAGGAGGCCGAGCCATTCGCCCCGGCCGCCGAGGGCGAGCACGGCCTCGACCACGAGTTCGACCTCGCCGTGGGCGGCCCGCTCGAGTTCGCCTTCGAGCACGAGCACGACGAGGAGCCCGAGCTCGCCCTGGCCCACGGCTGA
- a CDS encoding GH36-type glycosyl hydrolase domain-containing protein: MSSSFLEAPAPAGGDAGAGADRDGLRLPDLLDTRPIRAELLGIERLEGRARRLAAVCRLGGPQRQGSPLLKRFVENGEALEVARRRIFGDSGRQQIHGLDADWLADNFPIVDEVLREIRLDMPRGYDAVLPKLGVPPLAGYPRAYALALALVAHTDSELDENRITRFVQAFQEVAPLTIGELWALPTMCRLVLIENLRRLADEMLRRWDERGRADRWCEEVLRGGPAGPPSPGEGRFSRAGSHPAPRPHEAGGGSPEPSRSRDAAIAGDDASPGSTPFERGVGGGASSEPRRSGNSPSARGEATSGLPADGTFTPPFVVRLVQVLRDRGPAAQPAIDRLEAALAAERLDIDEMVGREHHRQAANQITVGNCVLSLRVLSAIDWNLFFERCSAVQKVLRDDPSGVYVRQDFPTSDRYRKAVEKIARQSGADELAVASKANELAASYRGDDPAQGHVGYYLVDRGRAVLEKAFGYRPRGGERLLRATLGHPRLVYFGTIAGLMALALALLGWAAGAGPWSAGGAGGWAWAGLAAVLLAGLLPLSDIVVGLVNHFLTLLLPPRVLPKLEFKDGVPEEFATFVVMPSMLVRPGNAEALCERLETHYLANPTARVRFALLTDFADAPDEVMPNDAALIEDALGRIAALNRRYAGGGPDLFYLFHRRRLYNPAQGCWMGWERKRGKLSEFNRLLRGHRDTTYDVQSGDPSALPRTRFVITLDADTQMPRDTVNRLIGTIAHPLNQPRFDAAAGRVVRGYGLLQPRVSFHLTAATHSRFAGLLASSGGIDPYSTAASDAYMDLFGLGSFTGKGIYDVDAFEAAVGATFPENHILSHDLIEGNFARCGLLSDTELFDDFPARYNAYARREHRWVRGDWQLLPWLGRTVPAPAPGTGVEPAGVADRAQAASPGQPGPAPAPVERRRNVLPAVERWKLLDNLRRSLVPPAVLAMLALGWTVLPGSPWLYTAIAALVLGLPLVKWATAATMGAIRSGRLTPLRAWRESVPSLGGQALLSATFLADQSRLLGDAIVRTLWRLFVSRERLLEWETAASTEARLGARLRDFAVGMWGSPATALALAAAIALLRPSAIWAASPFLLIWLAAPLVAWWVSCSTPAVEEPLSDEARRAFRRVARKIWGFFETFVGEADNWLPPDNFQEVPDGRVAHRTSPTNKGLLLVSTLSAHDLGYLGFLRLAERLERTFDTLERMERHWGHFYNWYETTTLRVLPPAYISTVDSGNFLGCLVALKQGLKDKLREPIVGPALADGLADTFGLVGDDRARLAPGIDALLREAPAGAAAWASWLERFEREASALSDRLAAGREEGEGDEPGSPAHWAGRLRAMAAERRAELDALMAAAGGAGDAAAIPTAGEALGLRDRLLGLIGRAEALAAAMDFRPLYKTERHLYAIGANLAQGRLDVSCYDLMASESCLTSYLTVARGDAPRKHWFQLGRPFIRAAGRTGLLSWGGTMFEYLMPRLLLRSLPGTLMAEAVETAVARQVEYGRQLGIPWGVSESAFAAQYIDGDYRYQSFGVPGLGLKRGLEEDRVVAPYATLMATMIAPREALANLRRLTREGAEGPYGYYEAIDFTPARLSAGQPSAVVKSYMAHHQGMSLVALTNVLRGEVMPRRFHADPTVRAADLLLQERIPPETPIVEPPRAAGHAADAEGEGDGAPAGAGGSLLSRRLTSPFTSGPRTHLLSAGRFHVMITNGGSGYSRCDGRDVVRWRADATCERWGQFFYVRDVGSGAFWSAAHQPTCRPADDYEVVFSADKASFRRRDGEVETLLEVTVSSEQLAEVRRLTVTNHGPAPREVELTSYMEPVLAHPGSDLAHPAFVKLFLETQFVPTSESLICRRRPRAAGEPAHWGVHVMAVDRSAPGCEAVGPVQYETDRARFIGRGRTLAAPAAMGPGAALSGTTGPVLDPAFSLRRRFRIAPGGSAVAGFTLAVAESQDEALALADKYHGISAVARAFELAWAQRQVEHGHGSAASEEAHLFQRLGAHLLFDGATLRGHGQAPPEVASGGGFAALERLGLSIYRPILLLRVAESGELSLLRQLLAAHGFLRARGLESDLVVVNEEQQSGEAEALGGQIEAMAREAVGELANAPGGVFILRRDHLADREAATLEAAARAAFDGARGALAGQLERIDWARALPEPFEASRPVQDRPPMPPPDAGPLLFPNGLGGFSEDGRDYVILAGPTAGQARDAGAGPPLPPAPWVNVIANPSFGFVVSESGSGFTWAGNSQTNRLTPWSNDPVIDPPGEALYVRDELTGEAWCPTPLPIPSDSPTVVRHGPGATTFARNTHGIEHELCLAVPPADPVKLIRLRLGNPGDRPRSLSVTFFAEWVLGPNRTFAAAHVATELDPDTGALLARNAFRQDYSGRVAFADVNRRPRAVTADRAEFLGRHGSPAAPAALGRAGLSGRTGPALDPCAAIQAAVEIPPGESVELTFLLGEADDVEAARALVRRYWEPAEVERAIAAARARWDEILGAARVRTPDPAFDLMMNRWLVYQAVACRLFARSGFYQSGGAFGFRDQLQDVLALLHAAPGLAREQILLAASRQYAEGDVQHWWHPPAGRGVRTRISDDLLWLPFVTSLYIRATGDAAILDAPSPFLVGPELAPGQEDQFQEPAASKESAPLYEHCLRALERGSTRGRHGLPLIGSGDWNDGMNRVGIEGLGESVWLAWFLAVCLREFAGIAESRGDAPRAGRFRERADALVAAAEAHAWDGSWYLRAFTDDGTPLGSASSQDCQIDSIAQSWSVFAGADPARSRAAMQSVLERLVRENDGLILLLTPPFEAGPVEPGYIKGYLPGIRENGAQYTHAATWVVRAFAALGEGDRAADLFRLVNPILHASTPEGTQRYVVEPYVMAGDAYSRPPHVGRGGWTWYTGAAGWLYTTGLESILGIGRSAGSLTIEPCIPASWDRFEVDYRFGSATYHITVENPAGVQRGVAELTLDGHSCEGCKISLIDDGRSHEVRVKLG, encoded by the coding sequence ATGAGCTCTTCTTTCCTCGAGGCCCCCGCCCCCGCGGGGGGCGACGCCGGTGCGGGTGCGGACCGCGACGGCCTGCGGCTCCCCGACCTGCTCGACACGCGGCCGATCCGCGCGGAGCTGCTGGGGATCGAGCGGCTGGAAGGCCGGGCCCGGCGGCTCGCGGCGGTCTGCCGCCTGGGCGGGCCGCAGCGCCAGGGCAGCCCGCTGCTGAAGCGGTTCGTCGAGAACGGCGAGGCCCTGGAGGTCGCCCGGCGGCGGATCTTCGGCGACTCCGGCCGCCAGCAGATCCACGGCCTCGACGCCGACTGGCTCGCCGACAACTTCCCGATCGTGGACGAGGTGCTCCGCGAGATCCGCCTGGACATGCCCCGCGGCTACGACGCCGTCCTCCCCAAGCTCGGCGTACCGCCCCTGGCCGGCTACCCCCGCGCCTACGCCCTGGCCCTGGCCCTCGTCGCCCACACCGACAGCGAGCTCGACGAGAACCGGATCACCCGGTTCGTCCAGGCCTTCCAGGAGGTCGCGCCGCTGACCATCGGCGAGCTCTGGGCGCTGCCCACCATGTGCCGGCTCGTCCTCATCGAGAACCTGCGCCGCCTCGCCGACGAGATGCTCCGCCGCTGGGACGAGCGCGGCCGCGCCGACCGCTGGTGCGAAGAGGTGCTCCGGGGCGGCCCGGCCGGCCCCCCCTCGCCGGGGGAGGGGCGGTTCTCGCGTGCGGGGTCCCACCCCGCCCCTCGCCCGCACGAAGCGGGGGGCGGATCGCCCGAGCCGAGCCGATCGCGGGATGCCGCCATCGCGGGGGACGACGCAAGTCCCGGCTCTACCCCTTTCGAAAGGGGAGTCGGAGGGGGTGCATCGTCCGAGCCGCGGCGGTCGGGGAACTCTCCCTCGGCAAGGGGGGAAGCGACATCGGGCTTGCCCGCCGACGGCACGTTCACGCCGCCGTTCGTGGTCCGGCTCGTGCAGGTCCTCCGCGACCGCGGGCCCGCGGCGCAGCCGGCCATCGATCGCCTGGAGGCCGCGCTCGCCGCGGAGCGCCTGGACATCGACGAGATGGTCGGCCGCGAGCACCACCGCCAGGCCGCCAACCAGATCACCGTCGGCAACTGCGTGCTCAGCCTCCGCGTCCTCTCGGCCATCGACTGGAACCTCTTCTTCGAGCGCTGCAGCGCCGTGCAGAAGGTCCTGCGGGACGACCCGTCCGGCGTCTACGTCCGCCAGGACTTCCCCACGAGCGACCGCTACCGCAAGGCCGTCGAGAAGATCGCCCGGCAGTCCGGCGCCGACGAGCTGGCCGTCGCCAGCAAGGCCAACGAGCTGGCCGCGTCCTACCGGGGGGATGACCCGGCGCAGGGGCACGTGGGCTACTACCTCGTCGACCGCGGCCGGGCCGTGCTGGAGAAGGCCTTCGGCTACCGGCCCCGGGGGGGCGAGCGGCTCCTCCGCGCCACGCTCGGCCATCCCCGGCTGGTCTACTTCGGCACGATCGCCGGCCTGATGGCGCTGGCGCTCGCCCTGCTGGGCTGGGCCGCCGGCGCCGGGCCGTGGTCGGCCGGGGGCGCGGGCGGCTGGGCCTGGGCGGGCCTGGCGGCGGTGCTGCTGGCGGGCCTGCTGCCGCTGTCGGACATCGTCGTCGGCCTGGTGAACCACTTCCTCACGCTCCTGCTGCCGCCCCGCGTCCTGCCCAAGCTCGAGTTCAAGGACGGGGTCCCCGAGGAGTTCGCCACGTTCGTCGTGATGCCGTCGATGCTGGTCCGGCCGGGCAACGCGGAGGCGCTCTGCGAGCGGCTGGAGACCCACTACCTGGCCAACCCCACCGCCCGCGTCCGGTTCGCGCTGCTGACCGACTTCGCCGACGCGCCGGACGAGGTGATGCCCAACGACGCGGCCCTGATCGAGGACGCCCTGGGGCGGATCGCCGCGCTGAATCGACGGTACGCGGGGGGCGGCCCGGACCTCTTCTACCTGTTCCACCGCCGCCGCCTGTACAACCCGGCGCAGGGCTGCTGGATGGGCTGGGAGCGCAAGCGCGGCAAGCTCTCGGAGTTCAACCGGCTGCTCCGGGGCCATCGCGACACGACCTACGACGTCCAGAGCGGCGACCCCTCCGCCCTGCCCCGGACGCGGTTCGTGATCACGCTGGACGCGGACACGCAGATGCCGCGGGACACGGTGAACCGGCTCATCGGCACGATCGCGCACCCGCTGAATCAGCCGCGGTTCGACGCGGCGGCCGGGCGGGTGGTCCGGGGCTACGGCCTGCTCCAGCCGCGGGTGAGCTTCCACCTGACGGCGGCGACGCACTCGCGGTTCGCCGGGCTGCTCGCGTCGTCCGGGGGCATCGACCCGTACTCGACGGCGGCCTCGGACGCGTACATGGACCTCTTCGGCCTGGGGAGCTTCACGGGCAAGGGGATCTACGACGTGGACGCCTTCGAGGCGGCCGTCGGCGCGACCTTCCCGGAGAACCACATCCTCAGCCACGACCTCATCGAGGGGAACTTCGCGCGCTGCGGCCTGCTCAGCGACACCGAGCTGTTCGACGACTTCCCGGCCCGCTACAACGCTTACGCCCGCCGCGAGCACCGCTGGGTCCGCGGCGACTGGCAGCTCCTCCCGTGGCTCGGCCGGACCGTGCCGGCCCCCGCGCCGGGCACGGGCGTCGAGCCGGCCGGCGTGGCCGACCGCGCGCAGGCGGCCTCCCCGGGGCAGCCCGGGCCCGCCCCCGCCCCGGTCGAGCGGAGGCGGAACGTCCTGCCGGCGGTGGAGCGGTGGAAGCTGCTGGACAACCTCCGCCGCAGCCTCGTGCCGCCGGCGGTCCTGGCCATGCTGGCCCTCGGCTGGACGGTGCTGCCCGGCTCGCCCTGGCTGTACACCGCGATCGCGGCGCTGGTGCTCGGGCTGCCGCTGGTGAAGTGGGCCACGGCGGCGACGATGGGGGCGATCCGCTCCGGCAGGCTCACGCCGCTTCGGGCCTGGCGGGAGAGCGTCCCCTCGCTGGGGGGCCAGGCGCTGCTCTCGGCGACCTTCCTGGCGGACCAGTCGCGGCTGCTCGGCGACGCCATCGTCCGCACGCTCTGGCGGCTGTTCGTCTCGCGGGAGCGGCTGCTCGAGTGGGAGACCGCGGCGTCCACCGAGGCCCGCCTGGGGGCCCGGCTCCGCGACTTCGCCGTCGGCATGTGGGGCTCGCCGGCGACGGCGCTGGCCCTCGCCGCGGCCATCGCCCTCCTCCGCCCCTCGGCGATCTGGGCCGCGTCGCCGTTCCTCCTGATCTGGCTGGCCGCGCCGCTGGTCGCCTGGTGGGTGAGCTGCTCGACGCCGGCCGTCGAGGAGCCGCTCTCCGACGAGGCCCGCCGGGCCTTCCGCCGCGTCGCGCGGAAGATCTGGGGCTTCTTCGAAACGTTCGTCGGCGAGGCCGACAACTGGCTGCCGCCGGACAACTTCCAGGAGGTCCCCGACGGCCGCGTCGCGCACCGGACCTCGCCCACGAACAAGGGCCTGCTGCTGGTCTCCACGCTCTCGGCGCACGACCTCGGCTACCTCGGCTTCCTCCGCCTGGCCGAGCGCCTGGAGAGGACGTTCGACACCCTCGAGCGGATGGAGCGGCACTGGGGCCACTTCTACAACTGGTACGAGACGACGACCCTCCGCGTCCTGCCGCCGGCCTACATCTCGACGGTGGACAGCGGCAACTTCCTGGGCTGCCTGGTGGCGCTCAAGCAGGGGCTCAAGGACAAGCTCCGGGAGCCGATCGTCGGCCCGGCCCTCGCCGACGGCCTGGCCGACACGTTCGGCCTCGTCGGCGACGACCGCGCGCGGCTCGCGCCGGGGATCGACGCCCTCCTCCGCGAGGCGCCCGCCGGCGCGGCCGCCTGGGCCTCGTGGCTGGAGCGATTCGAGCGCGAGGCCTCCGCGCTGTCCGACCGACTGGCGGCGGGCCGGGAGGAGGGCGAGGGCGACGAGCCCGGCTCCCCCGCGCACTGGGCGGGGCGGCTCCGCGCGATGGCCGCCGAGCGCCGGGCGGAGCTCGACGCGCTGATGGCCGCCGCGGGCGGGGCCGGCGACGCGGCCGCCATCCCGACGGCCGGCGAGGCGCTCGGGCTCCGCGACCGCCTGCTGGGCCTGATCGGCCGGGCCGAGGCCCTCGCGGCGGCGATGGACTTCCGCCCGCTCTACAAGACCGAGCGCCACCTCTACGCGATCGGCGCGAACCTCGCCCAGGGGAGGCTGGACGTCTCCTGCTACGACCTGATGGCGTCCGAGTCCTGCCTCACCAGCTACCTGACGGTCGCCCGCGGAGACGCCCCGCGGAAGCACTGGTTCCAGCTCGGCCGGCCGTTCATCCGGGCCGCCGGGCGGACCGGCCTGCTCTCCTGGGGCGGGACGATGTTCGAGTACCTGATGCCCCGGCTGCTCCTCCGCAGCCTGCCCGGCACCCTGATGGCGGAGGCCGTCGAGACGGCCGTGGCCCGGCAGGTCGAGTACGGCCGCCAACTCGGCATCCCCTGGGGCGTCTCCGAGAGCGCCTTCGCGGCCCAGTACATCGACGGCGACTACCGCTACCAGTCCTTCGGCGTCCCCGGGCTGGGCCTCAAGCGGGGCCTGGAGGAGGACCGCGTCGTCGCGCCGTACGCCACGCTGATGGCCACGATGATCGCCCCGCGCGAGGCCCTGGCGAACCTCCGCCGGCTGACGCGGGAGGGGGCCGAGGGGCCCTACGGGTACTACGAGGCGATCGACTTCACCCCCGCGCGGCTCTCGGCCGGGCAGCCCTCGGCGGTGGTGAAGTCGTACATGGCCCACCACCAGGGGATGAGCCTCGTCGCGCTGACGAACGTGCTCCGCGGGGAGGTCATGCCCCGGCGGTTCCACGCCGACCCCACGGTCCGCGCCGCCGACCTCCTGCTCCAGGAGCGGATCCCCCCGGAGACGCCGATCGTCGAGCCCCCGCGCGCCGCGGGCCACGCCGCCGACGCGGAGGGCGAGGGGGACGGGGCGCCGGCCGGCGCCGGCGGCTCGCTCCTGAGCCGGCGGCTGACGTCGCCGTTCACGTCGGGGCCGCGGACGCACCTGCTCTCCGCCGGCCGCTTCCACGTGATGATCACCAACGGGGGATCCGGCTACAGCCGCTGCGACGGCCGGGACGTCGTCCGCTGGCGGGCGGACGCGACGTGCGAGCGCTGGGGGCAGTTCTTCTACGTCCGCGACGTGGGCTCCGGGGCGTTCTGGTCCGCGGCCCACCAGCCGACGTGCCGCCCGGCGGACGACTACGAGGTGGTCTTCTCCGCGGACAAGGCCTCCTTCCGCCGCCGCGACGGCGAGGTCGAGACCCTGCTGGAGGTCACGGTGTCCTCCGAGCAGCTCGCGGAGGTCCGCCGCCTGACCGTGACCAACCACGGTCCGGCCCCCCGCGAGGTCGAGCTGACCAGCTACATGGAGCCGGTCCTCGCCCACCCCGGCTCGGACCTGGCGCACCCGGCGTTCGTGAAGCTCTTCCTCGAGACGCAGTTCGTGCCGACGAGCGAGTCCCTGATCTGCCGCCGCCGGCCCCGGGCGGCCGGGGAGCCGGCGCACTGGGGCGTGCACGTGATGGCGGTCGACCGCTCGGCGCCGGGCTGCGAGGCCGTCGGGCCGGTCCAGTACGAGACCGACCGCGCGCGGTTCATCGGCCGCGGCCGGACGCTCGCGGCCCCGGCGGCGATGGGCCCCGGCGCGGCCCTCTCGGGGACGACCGGCCCGGTGCTCGACCCGGCGTTCAGCCTGCGGCGGCGGTTCCGGATCGCGCCGGGAGGCTCCGCCGTGGCCGGCTTCACCCTGGCCGTCGCGGAGTCCCAGGACGAGGCCCTGGCCCTGGCCGACAAGTACCACGGCATCAGCGCCGTGGCCCGGGCCTTCGAGCTGGCGTGGGCCCAACGCCAGGTGGAGCACGGCCACGGCAGCGCCGCCTCGGAGGAGGCCCACCTGTTCCAGCGGCTGGGGGCCCACCTGCTCTTCGACGGCGCCACCCTGCGGGGCCACGGCCAGGCCCCCCCGGAGGTCGCCTCCGGGGGCGGGTTCGCCGCCCTGGAGCGCCTCGGGCTGTCGATCTACCGGCCCATCCTCCTGCTCCGCGTGGCGGAATCCGGCGAGCTCTCCCTGCTCCGCCAGCTCCTGGCCGCGCACGGGTTCCTCCGCGCCCGGGGGCTGGAGTCGGACCTCGTCGTCGTCAACGAGGAGCAGCAGTCCGGCGAGGCCGAGGCCCTCGGCGGCCAGATCGAGGCCATGGCCCGGGAGGCCGTCGGCGAGCTCGCCAACGCCCCCGGGGGCGTCTTCATCCTCCGCCGCGACCACCTGGCCGACCGCGAGGCCGCGACCCTGGAGGCGGCCGCCCGCGCCGCCTTCGACGGCGCGCGGGGCGCCCTCGCCGGGCAGCTCGAGCGGATCGACTGGGCCCGCGCCCTGCCGGAGCCCTTCGAGGCCTCCCGCCCGGTCCAGGACCGGCCGCCGATGCCGCCTCCCGACGCCGGCCCCCTGCTCTTCCCCAACGGCCTGGGCGGCTTCTCCGAGGACGGCCGCGACTACGTCATCCTCGCGGGGCCGACCGCGGGCCAGGCCCGCGACGCCGGGGCGGGCCCGCCGCTGCCGCCGGCCCCCTGGGTCAACGTGATCGCCAACCCGTCCTTCGGGTTCGTCGTCTCCGAGTCCGGCTCCGGCTTCACCTGGGCGGGGAACAGCCAGACCAACCGCCTGACTCCCTGGAGCAACGACCCGGTCATCGACCCGCCCGGCGAGGCCCTCTACGTCCGCGACGAGCTGACCGGCGAGGCCTGGTGCCCCACCCCGCTGCCGATCCCCTCGGACTCCCCCACCGTCGTCCGCCACGGCCCGGGGGCCACCACCTTCGCCCGCAACACCCACGGCATCGAGCACGAGCTCTGCCTGGCCGTGCCCCCGGCCGACCCCGTCAAGCTGATCCGGCTCCGGCTGGGGAACCCCGGCGACCGGCCGCGGTCGCTCTCGGTCACCTTCTTCGCCGAGTGGGTCCTCGGGCCCAACCGGACCTTCGCCGCGGCCCACGTCGCGACCGAGCTGGATCCGGACACCGGCGCCCTGCTCGCCCGCAACGCCTTCCGCCAGGACTACTCCGGGCGCGTGGCCTTCGCCGACGTCAACCGCCGGCCCCGCGCCGTGACCGCCGACCGCGCGGAGTTCCTCGGCCGCCACGGCTCGCCCGCCGCCCCCGCGGCCCTGGGCCGGGCGGGCCTCTCCGGCCGCACCGGCCCCGCGCTCGACCCCTGCGCCGCGATACAGGCGGCCGTCGAAATCCCCCCCGGCGAGTCCGTCGAGCTCACGTTCCTCCTGGGCGAGGCGGACGACGTGGAGGCCGCCCGCGCCCTGGTCCGCCGCTACTGGGAGCCGGCCGAGGTCGAGCGGGCGATCGCCGCCGCGCGGGCCCGCTGGGACGAGATCCTGGGCGCCGCGAGGGTCCGCACGCCCGACCCGGCCTTCGACCTGATGATGAACCGGTGGCTCGTCTACCAGGCGGTCGCCTGCCGGCTGTTCGCCCGCTCGGGCTTCTACCAGTCCGGCGGCGCCTTCGGCTTCCGCGACCAGCTCCAGGACGTGCTCGCCCTGCTCCACGCCGCGCCGGGGCTCGCCCGCGAGCAGATCCTGCTGGCGGCCTCGCGGCAGTACGCCGAGGGGGACGTCCAGCACTGGTGGCATCCCCCGGCGGGCCGCGGCGTCCGCACGCGGATCTCCGACGACCTGCTCTGGCTCCCCTTCGTGACCTCGCTCTACATCCGGGCCACCGGCGACGCCGCGATCCTCGACGCACCTTCGCCGTTCCTCGTCGGGCCGGAGCTGGCGCCCGGCCAAGAGGACCAGTTTCAGGAGCCGGCGGCCTCCAAGGAGTCCGCCCCGCTCTACGAGCATTGCCTCCGGGCCCTGGAGCGGGGCTCGACCCGGGGCCGCCACGGCCTGCCCCTGATCGGCTCCGGCGACTGGAACGACGGCATGAACCGCGTGGGCATCGAGGGCCTCGGCGAGAGCGTCTGGCTCGCCTGGTTCCTCGCCGTCTGCCTCCGCGAGTTCGCCGGCATCGCCGAATCCCGGGGCGACGCCCCCCGCGCCGGCCGCTTCCGAGAGCGGGCCGACGCCCTCGTCGCCGCGGCCGAGGCCCACGCCTGGGACGGCTCGTGGTACCTCCGCGCCTTCACCGACGACGGCACGCCGCTCGGCTCCGCAAGCTCGCAGGACTGCCAGATCGACTCGATCGCCCAGTCCTGGAGCGTCTTCGCGGGGGCCGACCCGGCGCGATCCCGCGCGGCGATGCAGTCCGTCCTGGAGAGGCTCGTCCGCGAGAACGACGGCCTGATCCTCCTGCTCACGCCCCCCTTCGAGGCCGGCCCGGTCGAGCCCGGCTACATCAAGGGCTACCTGCCGGGCATCCGCGAGAACGGCGCCCAGTACACCCACGCCGCGACCTGGGTGGTGAGGGCGTTCGCCGCCCTCGGCGAGGGGGATCGGGCGGCGGACCTCTTCCGGCTCGTCAACCCGATCCTGCACGCGAGCACGCCGGAGGGAACGCAGCGATACGTCGTCGAACCGTACGTGATGGCCGGCGACGCCTACAGCCGGCCCCCGCACGTCGGCCGGGGCGGCTGGACCTGGTACACCGGCGCCGCCGGCTGGCTGTATACGACGGGGCTGGAATCCATCCTCGGAATCGGGCGATCGGCCGGCTCGCTCACCATCGAGCCGTGCATACCCGCGAGCTGGGACCGCTTCGAGGTGGATTACCGCTTCGGCTCCGCCACCTATCACATCACCGTGGAGAACCCGGCCGGGGTGCAGCGGGGCGTCGCCGAGCTGACCCTCGACGGACATTCTTGCGAGGGATGTAAGATCTCCCTGATCGACGACGGCCGGTCCCACGAGGTGCGCGTCAAGCTGGGATGA